Sequence from the Strix uralensis isolate ZFMK-TIS-50842 chromosome 1, bStrUra1, whole genome shotgun sequence genome:
CTTCCCTGTGTCACACATCTCAGAAATACTCAGCTGCAGGAAAACTGAACAAACTGGTGTGATGTTATTGCATGCCCACTGCTGCCATGCATCGATTTATCACTGGGTGATACATTACTTCTATACTCAATCTGGTTACTGTACCACCAAAAATTGACAGCTGGTTTGAAAGCTTCACAGAGGTCAGGGGCACACTCATGGGCAAAGAAGTGTAAAAAATCAGTTTATGCTAAGAATAACTGGAGCTGTGTTTTTGTCACCCAGTAAAATTTCAGCATTGATTCAGATCCCTTATTCTCCTTGTGCTGATCTTCACTACgaagagaagaaaatgactgAACAAGAGACTTAATGGACCGTGTATCAATGTCTCAagccctttctccctccctttctccgTGAACCCTGGAAGAACATGTTCAGGTCCCAGCAGGCCTGACTCAGCCCTTCTTCTTTCCAGGAAAGACACAAAGCTGCAGCTTTCTGTATGTTGGCCAAAGGAGAAATAGGAAACAAAGGAGACAGAGggcaaagaaaagcatttataGGGGAATGAGAGGCTTTTGATGAGAATATATTGAAACACAAAGATAATGTCAGAAGGAGTAGCCACAGAGAAAACACTCATGAAGAGCAAAGCTaaggagaggtgggaggaaaaTGCTGATGAGTGGCTAAGGGGAAGAGAgagcaaaatgaaacagaaaggagTCTCAGCAAATTTCCATAATGTAACACTGATGAAGCCTTTTATGATTATAGACAGGGATTCTCAGAAATGTTCCCTTGCAGGAAGTTTGCATACTCATATTTTAATATCTCTGAACACTTTCCCAGCCTTGGTAGAAGTGGAAACTTTTTTTGCTAGTGCTGCATGCTCTAAATCTGGGCTACCCCTGTGCATCACCAAGCTTAATGGAGCAGTATCACTGAGGGCTGCTCTGGATGGACTGGCAGATCAACTCCAGGTTCATGCTGCCTCCAGAGAGTGTGACAGCCCTGCATAGAAACTGCTCTTCAGGAGAAACAGGATGAGAAATACGCTATGTCCTGCCAAAGCAATGGAGACGTCACTTGCATGATACCTTGTGGGACCTGGACAAAGGTTGGTTCTTATCCAGAGCCAGACAGAAGCCTGAGCTGATTCAACCTGTGTGTTGGATGTAAAATACCACAGAAAGTAATGAGATTCTGGGCTACCTGAAGCAAAGCCAAATCCACAAGTCCACATGGCCTTAAACATTTCCAGAAATCTCAGCCTGCACTTACTTCAAGTCCAGACTAAAGCACCGACCCAGTGTGCAAACAGTACGGATTATTGCTATTTACATATCACCAGTTGTTTACCTGACTCTATCCTCTCAGACTAGCTGTTGTTCATTTTCTCAGACTGGATTTTTGCCTGCAACACTTCCTGAGATATGTCTACACAACTATAAATAACAAAAAGATTATAGATGTCCCTGAATGAATTTTTGAAAGGTGTACACCACTGTTCAATACTAGCATCAAAATCCAGACTACCAGAGAAATCACCTCACAGCAGAAAGGAAGCTTTTGAGCTCCACAGAGTGATTTCACCAGACTTTTCCACTTGAAACACATTTTGCTTATGTAGTTGATTTGCGGAGAATAAATCCATCTCAGTCACTTCAAGAGGATTGACACCAGTTGCCTAGTCTCTCTGAGTCCTATGAAATGACAAGAAATAGTGTCTGATCTCTTCAGGGCCTCTGCTGCAGACTTCAGGGGGAGGACTTTCCAGTGGATTACCCTCAAAATTGCATGAACAGTAGTTGTATCCCCAGTCCAGGTTCACCAGCTTCCCAAAGGTTGTTGGAAGGGACCGTAGATGGTTGTTTCCCAGCCAAAGCGTGTGCAGATTCCTTAAAAGACAGACATCCTCAGGCAGACTCTTCAGTGAATTGAAGAGCAGTAGCAATGTTTCTAGTTTCTCCAGATGCCGAATGCTGGAGGGGATTGTGACTATTCTGTTGTCACTCACATCGAGAAAGGTGAGGCTCCTCAGCTGGcagaggggtgcaggcagctcgGTGAGGCTGTTGTTGGCCAGGTGGAGGCTGCGCAGCCTTTGAAGTGCCCCCATTTCTGGGGGCAGTGAGCTCAGGCTGTTGTTGCTCAGAGTGAGCCTCTCCAAGTGACTCAAAGTGCCAATTTCAGCAGGGATTTTCTTCAAGTTGTTGGAGTCCACATAGAGGCAGGTCAGGTTCCTCAGGCGGCTGATCTCTTGGGGGAGCAGCTCCATGCGGTACCTCAGGCAGCTCTCTCGTTCTGGGCTCATCTCCAGGACCTGCAGCTGGTCCAAGCCGAAGACCTGTGTGGGAACCGATGACAGATCCCTGCCTGAGATCTTGAGTTTCTTCTTCCCTTCATACTTCGGATCATGCTCTGTAAGGTACCTCCAGAGTGGATTGGGACCTGAAGAGGCACATCCGAAAGAGGTGGCTGCATACATTGTCCCACCAGAACCGTGGCTGGTTGAACTAAGATGGTCACTGATGATTTGTTGCACACTCCACGAGCAACCTCTGAGGTTTTTGGTGGATCAAGGCCCTCCGTCAGCTTTCCTCTCTGCCAGGCATGTTACCAACACACATGCAGAGCATTTGGGTTGCTCAGATACATCCCACTGAGTAAACACTTGGTGTCCTCACCTGATCAGGTGTTTCCCTTCCAGCTCAGCAGTGTACACAAAACCCAGCTCCCAGGCTATGATGTTGCCTCTTGTGGTTGCAGACAGTTTGCTGGTGGCAAATATCTGTCAGTGTTGAAAGTGAAACAACAGTGCTGTGCCTGTCATTTTCAGTAGATTGGTTCAAATCTTTGTGTGCAGCACTCTCCTTCTGGGAGAGCCTAGGGTGCCATTCTCTGAGGAATTCACACTGGTCAGTCCCAAGGGATTGTAATGGAAGCAGCAATGCTGGGTAGGTAAAACACATGGTAAACAGGACAAGATAAAGCACAAGGTAAATGGGACATGAAGACAGACTCATAGCTGGTGGCTTGGGAGCTGGGAACCATGAACAGGTCCTGTTCTCATGTCAGTTTGTGCCTTTAACATTCAGCAAACACCATAAAGAATCAGTTTTGAAATCTGGAagtccttctccctcctgctgaGCATATGAACCCTCGTACCACAGAGATATAGTATAACTTGTGCTCCACTTGCTCTGgcatatttaaaagcaaatttttattcCTCACTGGCATAGCTTTTGTAGGAGAGATTAAAAATGCCAGGTTTATCCCAAGCCACCCAGCACAGCATGTAATGTAGAGAGCAGGGCATTTTCCTGGAAGGAGAAAATTGTGAGTTTGAAGCCTCAGGCTGAGAGAGACCACCTCTTTTACTTCATCATCTAATCCTTAgtctttcagctgaaaaattctTAGGACAACtatttcaaatgcttttcaagGAGAGAGGTCACCACAGCATCCCACAGTCTACTAAAGGTAGAAGACAATGTGCTAGATGTATGGTCTAAGCAGGTCTACCTGGTCAGGTCTTCTGAAACAGGGACACATCAGCTTTGCTTTCCCAACCTACTCAGTTCTGATCTCCTCAGTCCAGGATTCTGTTGAGTTTTCAGGGACCCTGTGAGGCTGCTTTGGCATTATAAATTCCTGGGATGCTGGTGTCTGGAGACAGGCCTGATGGGCTTCCTGATAGGGACCACACAAGCTATTGAGCTGGGGCTATCACAGCTGAGTACACAACAGTGTGAGCAGATCCTGGGGACAATGTCTTGTTCTTTAGGGTCAACATTAATGTCAATGGCATCTGAAGGCTGTGCTAGCTTCATCAAGAAAGGGTGGACATTCTACATGAAAAGGATTCAGTAGAACTCGAGAAAGTCTAATAGTTCTTCATAAGTAAGAATGGGTACAATAACTTGGAAATATATGTACATCGGAGATGGATACAGCAGCCAAGAAAAGGAGAGATTTTCATTTGGAAGGTAAAATTGCTTACCAGAAATGACAGACCTCACAATTAACCATAAAAATAAGTCTTAAAGTTAAACTCAGCTCCCATCAAGAAAGtgatgaagaaattatttcaatgaGAGTCATTTCAGACTTGGACAAAAGCCATCCCCCACATTACTAAgggtaaaaatgtttttctaagaaCACATTGTCATATACGTCTGTCCTGTGAAATAAACTGAATTGCCATGTGTGCTGCCTTCTGCTTAAAAATGCTTATCTCTTCAAATCAAAACCTAAGTCTTTCAGACAGCATGTCATGCAGAGCCAAAGCCATGGTCAGAGAGAGGTTTTTGTGATGTTGGGCGCTGTTCTCTTGTTGAACTTTTTCACACCTGGCGTTTGACCCTGGGTTTTCCTTTACCAAGGTGGCAGGTTCTCTTCTGCTCCATCTTGCAGCACATCCTTCTTCCTGATGCTGATCGCTGGCACATCGGGAATGTCAGAGAATGATTAATGGCCCTCTGTCAAATTGTCCCCTTGTGCTTTCCACATAACGTCCATGATCCAAAATGTAAAATAACAGGAGCCCATATTTTCAACACATGATCTCCCTAGAGACTCAGCAGGATATTCTCATTCTCAGTTCAGACAAACTCCAATAAGAATATTGCCAGCCTCGATATTCTTGAGTCAAACTATGCAAGGTATTCAGAAGTTAGCCCTTACAGCAAAAATCTGCTTTGTAAAGCAACTCTGAAAACCAGTCTCCTGTTCATCATGTCTTCATGCTTTTCCAATAAGTTTTTCCCCTTTCACAAGTCAGTAGACCAAAATCTATGTTGTGACTTCCAGGTTTAATCCAGACTGATGAAGCTAAGCAGGCTTTCTTTTCTTAACTCAACTACACCATTTACAAAGGTGTTGAAAGGAGAGTCCAGACTCTGATGGACCCTTATCACCCTGAGGACTTCAGACAGGTGCTGAAATTTGGATGCAGGAGGCAATTGGGTGGCTGATGCAGAGACTCTTCCCCCAGCAGAGCTAGAtctgcagagacagcagcaaGGAGGACTCCTCGTGGTCTCTGATGGATGCTTAGCCCTATGCAGGGCTGCATATCGGGGCCAGAGACTGCCTTCACGCCCCAGGCTGGCTTTGCCCTTGTGCTGCTCTTCCTCCCCAAGCCATGCAGCAGCAACCTTAACCCTCAGCAGCACAGGACTCCAGTTCACAGAGGCTGAAAGAGGTGGTAGTGTcgggtttttttcagtctatgTCGTTACTGTTGAGTTACTGCagtaattttaagaaaattttcTTATTATTCCCTGGCACACGGACTGTACAGGTTTGTGCCATAACCTTGTCCCTCTACCTCTGAGCTGCCTGGCTGCCAGTCAAATAGCACCCAACATCTCATCATCTGTGACACATATATCCCCACACCAACTCAGTAGGAACATGAGTCAGTAATGGTAGAAGATGAAGACAGCTACCAGATCTTTTATCCATGAAGACCTAGTTAATGTAGGCAACACAGCCCAGAGTGCTTCAGTTGACTACTTCAGGATGATCTGAATTGCTCTCCAGGCTCCACAGCTCACACTGGAGCCACCAAAGTGCAGGTGCCACGGCTTGACTCTGAAAATCACTGTGAGAGACTGAGCATAGGATTCAGGTACCCAGACATCAGCATCTTACATAATTTGTTGTGATACATAATGTCCCCTAGAGTGACCCACTGCAGATCTGGAAAGACTCCCGTAGGTCCTACATCATATCTGCCAGTTCCCTGTCAGTGTCTCTGGCACTCAAGACATTGTTGGATGGTGATATCCAGTCATGCCTAGGCAGCAAGTCCTGATCCAGAGACTGCCAAAATGCAATCTATAGCAAGGCAGAGCTTGACCAATTTCCATATTAAAAGATTAAGCCATCAGTaaactctattttctttttttaatagttttaattattatttttttaaaattgcccaGAATGTAAAATCTGTGCTTATCTCCCAGTCAGTTTTGTGGTCAGAGCACAGAGCTTGGGTTTAGCTGCTACAGCATTTTTATTGtctatctggaaaaaaacccacacatttggTTGAGTCCTGAACATAGTAGTCTTGCTTTGATTACACATCTCTAATTAAACATGTAAAGCAGAGCACCCTTACACAGTTTGATTATTCCATATTAAAAACAAGAGATGGGAAAAGGACCGCTCAGGAAAACAACATCACAAGGCTGTACTGAGGAGAGCCACTCACAagtggaaaagaagggaaataatcCATTCCCTGCTACAGCTTCCAAGAAGCAGCTAAttcaaaactgtttaaaaaacaaatataaattgttaaataatttaacacacagaaatattttccccaaatcatccagttgttctgttttgttttttaatttatttattttacaggcAAAAAATTGAATGTAATAATGCTCTGTTTGATATAATTGCAATAATTTACacacttgatttaaaaacaaaacaaaaaacaacccacagtgGTGCCACAAAATTCATGTGTCATTAGCACCTTTTGAATATGTAAGTAATACATTGTAAATAACACATTGTCTGGCTCTCTAATGCAATTTTAACAGTATATCCTCTTTTACCATAGgaccagtcaaaaaaaaaaaaaaaaatcaacgttTTCCCGGGTTTAAAACTCAGACTCAGTGAACAGACTTTATGGCGATGTACCAACCACTTTGTTGCAGAGACAGGAACATTGTGATGCAAAATCACAGCCTTCCTTTACTCAAGAGCAGTTAGGGGAGAGACCATCAGCACTGCCTCTGCCCTACCTGCCACCTTCTGCCTGCATGGTCACCTTGCAAGATGCTGGATAGATAACACACGTCTTCTTGTCACCTTCCAGCACACACCATCACCTGCTCAGGCACAGAGGCATCTGCATTTTCTGGAAGGCAGCTTCTGACCATGCCCAGGGCTGTACTTGTAGGTTCACTGTCTGCCCAGATGGCAGACCTAATTTGGAAAGTAATCTCAGGCCACCTTCCCAAAGACTGCAAATACCCATGAACAGACTGAGGCAAACGCTGTTGCAGCTTTTGGTGACTGAGCTTGCAGGGCAGAAAACCTGCAAATGCACTCTCCTTTCTTACCTTTTATCGCAGGTGACTTTTTAGGCATATTCACATACAGCTTGCTTCTGTGGCAGCTACAGAAGACTCTCTTTGATGACTATATGCATAGAAACTGGGTGGCTATAAACACAAGTCTTGATCTGGGCCTGCAGCATGTGTCTCGTACTGCTCTCACTAGCGACAGATTATGCTTGGTAAATGCCATTTAACTGGCTGGAGAGAAAACAAGATTTAAGAAAAAGCAGGCAAATAGAACCCACTGAATTCAGGGCACAGAGACAGTCTGGGGTGTCTCCAGGAACAGACTGAACAGACAACCATATGCTAGGGAATATGCTGGAGCAAAGGGAATTAGGCTGCGTCCCCTTTTCTGGGTGAAGTTGCGGAGCTGTAGTCTGTGCCTAACCCATGCAGCTCTTTTAATTGTTGTTAAAGTCACAGGTGTGTCCCTCATGTTCCTAACACAGACTCTTGGCCATAGCTCCAACAGACATTCAAATGAAAAGGATTATCCAAAAAATACCCCTAGATCTCCTTCAACTAGATACCACTGCACCACCTCATCCATtggggattggactagatgagctttaaaggtcccttccaatattctatgattctctgattctatgatctcaCAGGGGTGAAAGACCCTGAAATTTATTTAACAGAACTTCATTATGTATCTGCCCTTCGCATGGTGCACTGGAGGGCATTGAAGTCTATGCCATGCACGTCACATGCAGAAACATGAGATGAGAGACAGTCTAGAGAGGCTGAGGAGTCCCCATCATGACAGGAATTAAATATCACTTTAACATGGCCCAGTTAACATGTTCGACCTCCATAAAACCTGGTGATTGCCATCGCAGTTATTCAAAACCATGTCTCGTGCCATGTTGGCAGGTATCTATCTCTTGCATAGAAATCGTGTTCTGCCTCACCACTGGAGGGATTCAATCTCACTCAGCCTGGACTAGGAAAAATGGGGCTATTAAATAGAATGTGATCAACATGCTTGCTTAATACCAAAATATAGCAAGCTAACCTAAGATGCAGTACAGTAACAGATATACCATTGAGAGTTACTTAAAAGTGGTAAGCTTTTCACTTCATGATATTTTCGCTTTGAGTGGTCTTTCCATAGCAAGAAACACAGTAAAATCAAGTCAAAGAGTTTATTTGCACAGGAAATAGCAAAAATAGCACCACTGAGAGCTACACAGTAAAGACTTTGTTTAACCCTGGCATATGAACAtgttaattaatttcatttttcagtaaaacagaGGCAAATTTTATCTGCTACTGGGTAAGAAAAAGACTCCAGGGCTGGCAAATGGTTATCTCTAGGCTTTAGCAGTGGGGTCTGAAGTGGGGTGGTTAGACACAGCTGTGGCTTATGCTCAGCTTAGCCAGCTTGGAAGCATCATGCCATATGGTGAACGTGCCAGCAGGGCATGATGCctcttctgtctccaaaagaCCTGATGAGATTTCCAAACACATTCAGCACTTAGTGCCTGTGTCAGGTTCATTACTCCGATCTCTCAGCCCAAACTGCTTCGTGCAGAAGAGTTTTGAAAATGCAGCTGCTTTGTTGGCTGGCACATACGTCTGAGGCCATATCACCTCTCAGTTCCACACTTTTGTGGGTGGGATTCTCTTGGTCAGAGGGTTAAACTCACACATGGCCTATTTTGAATGTCTTTTCAGACTCCATCCCCTCTTTACTTTCTCTTTGCAGTCTCAAGTTGATTTTGGCAATtagctgataggagaaaagggTCAGTGTCTGACTTTTTGCTTTCACCCTCAAATAACATTTCCTCTGGGTTTCTGAAGACCTCTTTGTTCTGACCCTTATTCTGACCCTTTCATCAGGGTCATTCATTCAACCTTCTTCTAGACCAGCCTGCAACTTCTCACATACCCTCTGAAACACAACCCTGCCAAGTTATAATCGTAGCAGATCATCCAAAATGGTGAAGTTGGGTCACACTTGGCTTCCTGAGATTTTTAATGTCAGGTGATTTTCTATGCTGCTCTGGATGACTTTTGGGTGAAGCAATGGTAGGGAGCTGTGTGTGTGCTGACAATGAAAAGGGGATTTGTCATCCCTGAGCTGATAGAGGACAGCATCATGGATTTTTTGCAGAGGCATCTCCCTGACAGAAGGAAGTTAAGCTCCATCTGGTAGAACCAAACCCTCCAAGTACTGAAGTTCTTGCACAGGGAGCAGTGAGGAGGTTTAGATCATCCCTGCAGTCTTTTCAGGCCTTATTGTGAGATCCCACATGGTCCCATAAAAAGTAGCTCCTATAGGATACAGATTCATTTATGGGCAGAAGAACATTAACTTTAATAGGGAATTTCTGGAAAACACACATTGGCTGTTCATAACTGTCTGTCCATTGTGAGTTGAATGTGCTGGAGACTTCTTGCCCAGCTT
This genomic interval carries:
- the LOC141939740 gene encoding uncharacterized protein LOC141939740; translated protein: MYAATSFGCASSGPNPLWRYLTEHDPKYEGKKKLKISGRDLSSVPTQVFGLDQLQVLEMSPERESCLRYRMELLPQEISRLRNLTCLYVDSNNLKKIPAEIGTLSHLERLTLSNNSLSSLPPEMGALQRLRSLHLANNSLTELPAPLCQLRSLTFLDVSDNRIVTIPSSIRHLEKLETLLLLFNSLKSLPEDVCLLRNLHTLWLGNNHLRSLPTTFGKLVNLDWGYNYCSCNFEGNPLESPPPEVCSRGPEEIRHYFLSFHRTQRD